A window from Roseburia sp. 499 encodes these proteins:
- a CDS encoding ECF transporter S component, giving the protein MSETKATTKTAGSLEQVKFLTITAIGIALVYVFTWLVNIRLPFAPNGGLIHLGNVPLFIFAIIFGKKTGAIAGGIGMALFDVTSGWTVWAPFTLVIVAIMGFVVGLIAEKKKGFFWYLLAMVAALPIKIVGYYIAEGIIKGNWIVPVTSIPGNLLQIGVAIVIVAIIIVPLKKAANKVLG; this is encoded by the coding sequence ATGTCAGAAACAAAAGCAACAACAAAAACAGCAGGAAGCTTAGAACAGGTGAAATTTTTAACAATTACCGCAATTGGAATCGCGTTGGTATATGTATTTACATGGTTAGTAAATATCAGACTTCCTTTTGCACCAAATGGAGGACTCATTCATCTTGGAAATGTTCCTCTTTTCATTTTTGCTATTATTTTTGGTAAAAAGACAGGAGCAATCGCCGGAGGAATCGGTATGGCGCTTTTTGATGTGACTTCAGGATGGACTGTCTGGGCACCATTTACTTTGGTTATTGTAGCAATTATGGGATTTGTAGTAGGTTTGATTGCTGAAAAGAAAAAGGGATTCTTCTGGTATTTATTAGCGATGGTAGCAGCGCTTCCAATTAAGATTGTAGGTTATTATATTGCAGAAGGAATTATTAAAGGAAATTGGATAGTACCGGTTACTTCTATTCCGGGAAATTTGCTTCAGATTGGAGTGGCCATTGTAATTGTGGCTATTATAATCGTACCTTTGAAAAAAGCAGCGAATAAAGTATTAGGATAA